A window of Desulfuromonas soudanensis genomic DNA:
CATCGAGGGCCAGGGCCGTCCCCCCCCAGGGAAGAAAAAGTCCGACGACGACGATCTTCCAGGCGCTTATTCTCCGCCGTTTCACCACCGGGCTCCCTCCTGTCCCATCAGATACTCCCGGGCTGCCGCCACCAGAAATAGGGAGCCGGCCACCAGGACAATTTCGCCCTGGCGGCAATCGGCCAGGGCGGCCGCCAGGGCACGCCCGGCTTGGTCAAAGATACGCACAGGAAGCCCGGCCGCGACGCCGCAAGCGGCCAGCTCGGCGGGGGGGACCGCTTCGTCCACCGGCGGACTGGTGCAGTAGAGAGCCGTGACCCGCGGGAGAAGGGGGGCAAGGATATCCTCGAAGCGCTTGTCCCCCTTGACACCCACCACCCAGCGCACGGCATCGGTCGGGACCGTGTCGAGGTAGTCGGCCAGAACCCGTGCGCCCCCGGCGTTATGGGCCCCATCGAGAAGAACTCTTCGCTCCCCCTGCCACCACTCGAGGCGACCGGGCCAGCGCACCTGCCGGACCCCGTTGCGCAGGGCGGCTTCGTCCAGGAAGACCCCCTGCCGCCGCAGCTCCTGGGCAGCGGCAAGGGCCGTGGCGAGGTTGTCGTGCTGATGGACGCCGGGAAGGCCGGGAACCACGTCCTGAAGCTGCAGTCCGGCGGCGCGAAAGGAAAATCCCCCGGGGGACGACTCCACCCGATAATCCCGATCATAGAGGAGAACGGGGGCTCGACGCTCCTCGGCCTGGCTGAGGAGAACCTGGAGAGCGCCGGGATCCTGTGGCCCGATGACCACGGGAACCTCCGGTTTGATGATCCCGCCCTTCTCGGAGGCGATGGCCGCCAGATCAGGGCCGAGATGTTCCCCATGATCGAGACAGATCGGTGTAAGGATCGCCAGGACGGGAGTCACGGCATTGGTGGCGTCCAGGCGCCCCCCCATGCCGACTTCGAGAACGACGAAATCGACCTTCTGTTCGAAAAAATATTGCAGGGCAAGGGCGGTGGCGAATTCAAAGAAGGTGGCGGGGATCCCTTCGCTCCGGGCGCAAAGGTCCTCGGTGAGGCGGGCGATTTCCGGCTCGCTGATCGGGACACCGTCAACCCGGATACGTTCGGTGAAGGAATGAAGGTGGGGCGAGGTGTAAAGTCCGACCCGGTGACCACCCTGACGGAGAATCTCCGCCAGGCAGGCCGAAACCGATCCCTTGCCGTTGCTCCCCCCCACGTGGACAATGGCGTACCCGGCTTCGGGATGGCCGAGCCGATCCAGCAACGCCCGGATATTCTCCAGCCCGAGTTTGATCCCGAACCGCTGGAGACCATAGAGGTAATCCAGACTTTGCTGGTAGTCCACGGGTCAGGCCTTGGTGAAAATCCGCAGGATCTGGGAGAGCCGCGCCTTCATTTCCTGACGTCGCACGATCATGTCGACCATGCCGTGCTCGAGCAGATACTCGGAGCGCTGAAAGCCGTCGGGAAGCTTCTGGCGGATGGTCTGCTCGATGACGCGGGGCCCTGCGAACCCGATCAGGGCGCGGGGTTCGGCCATGTTGATGTCGCCGAGCATGGCGAAACTGGCGGTCACGCCGCCGGTGGTCGGATCGGTGAGAACCGAGATGAAGGGAATCCCGGCCGCCTTGAGCTTGGCCAGAGCCGCGCAGGTTTTGGCCATCTGCATCAGAGAAAGGATACTCTCCTGCATGCGGGCCCCTCCGGAGGAGGAAAAGATAATGACCGGGCTCCGTTTTTCCAACCCTTTTTCGATGGCCCGGGTGATCTTCTCTCCGACGACGGACCCCATGCTTCCGCCCATAAAACTGAAGTCGAAGACAGAAACCACCACCGGCAGAGCCTCGATGGTTCCTTCGCCACAGACCACGGCATCGCCGCCGCCGCTCTTCTTCACGGCCGCCTTGATGCGGTCCTTGTACTTTTTGGAATCCTTGAAATCGAGGAAGTCGACGGACTCCATGGCGGCGTCCATCTCGACAAAGGAGCCGGAGTCGAGGACCAGATCGATCCTCTCCCGGGCGCTGATGCGAAAATGGTAATCGCATTTGGGACAAACGTTGAGATTGCGCTCGATCTCCTTGGTATAGATGATTTCATTGCAGTTTTTGCACTTGCTCCAGACCCCCTCGGGAATCTGAATCTTTTTTGTTTCATCCGGAGCCGCGATCGGCGCCTTCGATTTGGTGAACCAGGCCATGTCTCTACCTCGTCATTTTCAGGGGTGACTTGGGTCAGAAGGAAAAGAATTCCCCCCCTTGCAGGATCTGGAGGTGCGACACCTCCAGGTTGTTCAGTTCCTCCAGAATTTCATCGAGAAACTGCAGCTTCATGTGGAATACTTTAATCGGGACATCGTCCCGACCCAGCTTGGTCAGTTCTGTTTTCAGCATGGCCGGCGTCATATGGCCGCTGGCCACCGCCAGTTCGGCGCACCGATCGGGAAAAGAGGTTTCGACAAAGA
This region includes:
- a CDS encoding bifunctional folylpolyglutamate synthase/dihydrofolate synthase; protein product: MDYQQSLDYLYGLQRFGIKLGLENIRALLDRLGHPEAGYAIVHVGGSNGKGSVSACLAEILRQGGHRVGLYTSPHLHSFTERIRVDGVPISEPEIARLTEDLCARSEGIPATFFEFATALALQYFFEQKVDFVVLEVGMGGRLDATNAVTPVLAILTPICLDHGEHLGPDLAAIASEKGGIIKPEVPVVIGPQDPGALQVLLSQAEERRAPVLLYDRDYRVESSPGGFSFRAAGLQLQDVVPGLPGVHQHDNLATALAAAQELRRQGVFLDEAALRNGVRQVRWPGRLEWWQGERRVLLDGAHNAGGARVLADYLDTVPTDAVRWVVGVKGDKRFEDILAPLLPRVTALYCTSPPVDEAVPPAELAACGVAAGLPVRIFDQAGRALAAALADCRQGEIVLVAGSLFLVAAAREYLMGQEGARW
- the accD gene encoding acetyl-CoA carboxylase, carboxyltransferase subunit beta, whose amino-acid sequence is MAWFTKSKAPIAAPDETKKIQIPEGVWSKCKNCNEIIYTKEIERNLNVCPKCDYHFRISARERIDLVLDSGSFVEMDAAMESVDFLDFKDSKKYKDRIKAAVKKSGGGDAVVCGEGTIEALPVVVSVFDFSFMGGSMGSVVGEKITRAIEKGLEKRSPVIIFSSSGGARMQESILSLMQMAKTCAALAKLKAAGIPFISVLTDPTTGGVTASFAMLGDINMAEPRALIGFAGPRVIEQTIRQKLPDGFQRSEYLLEHGMVDMIVRRQEMKARLSQILRIFTKA